One Camelina sativa cultivar DH55 chromosome 3, Cs, whole genome shotgun sequence genomic window carries:
- the LOC104766369 gene encoding protein DETOXIFICATION 12-like isoform X2, which produces MNTLEKEISPRRLRDSIRSELIRSKVKSLFDDAKSSTPVSVSKNCTNLNVACKRLALPLYNLLSNQSGNQSVNSFLSGQAFGAKLYRKLDVQTYTAMFCLALVCIPLSLVWLNMEKLLVFLGQDPAAWLIPGLFAYSVLQPFTRFFQNQSLLTAVHKDYFRVVNSRDCTCMMVLFGY; this is translated from the exons ATGAATACACTGGAGAAAGAGATCTCGCCTCGTCGTCTACGAGATTCGATTCGATCAGAGCTGATTCGATCCAAG GTCAAGTCTTTGTTTGATGATGCTAAATCCAGCACCCCGGTCAGTGTATCCAAGAATTGTACCAATCTCAATGTTGCTTGCAAAAGGCTAGCCCTTCCTCTCTACAATCTCCTCTCAAATCAGTCAGGGAACCAAAGCGTCAACTCATTCCTCAG CGGTCAAGCTTTCGGAGCTAAGCTATATCGGAAACTAGATGTTCAGACTTACACAGCCATGTTTTGTCTTGCTTTGGTGTGTATCCCTCTTTCTCTCGTTTGGCTCAACATGGAAAAGCTTCTTGTGTTCCTGGGACAAGACCCTGCTGCCTGGCTTATCCCTGGACTCTTTGCTTACTCTGTTCTACAGCCTTTCACTCGCTTCTTTCAAAACCAGA gTTTGCTTACGGCTGTTCATAAGGATTATTTTAGAGTTGTGAACTCGAGGGATTGCACATGTATGATGGTTCTCTTTGGCTATTGA
- the LOC104778617 gene encoding cation/H(+) antiporter 5-like: MEEEMDTFYNASYWAEFSYRGYGISEDGTLFCEQLPHVVSSGGMWEMRLLHSKGLTFWEYSLPVTEAVIVSVLCLWQFFYFLLKKLRLPVPKFTSMMLAGAALSQTSLLPDDWTVKQIFFPDDLRPKVPDTIGGFAFVLYWFLEGVKMDVGMVKKTGSKVVVTGMVTVLFPIFVANMVFGKLRETGGKYLTGVEYRTILFMQSISAFTGISRLIRDLQINHSEFGRIVLSTAMVADVTGFGVNLVALVAWSDWRVSSMQGVGLVGYVIVMICVVRPAMFWVIRRTPEERPVKECFIYIIMILAFVYEALTIIVVVSVAKIIFTTIPPLLAKMPLTDSFVMALILSNKGIVELCYFMYSVEARALQAKSFTTMALMILISSTILPVTVHYLYDSSKRFISFQKRNLMTLKLGSELRFVLCIHKADHIEGMINLLEKSFPLEDSSITCYVLHLVELVGLDNPLFISHQMQTAEPGSRSYSNNVLIAFDSFKHYWKSVSLELFTSVSNPKYMHQEIYSLALDKQASFIMLPFHRIWSLDQTTVVSDDVMRRNTNINILRQAPCSVGIFVHRQNLISSQKNNPSFKVCAIFVGGKDDREALALGRQMMRNQNVSLTVLKLVPETMAGMTTGWDQMLDTAEVKEVLRNNNTTAGAQHSFVEFVEETVKDGSDTSTLLLSIANSFDLFVVGRSAGTGTDVTSALTEWTDFHELGVIGDLLISEDFPRRASVLVVQQQQNVACR, encoded by the exons atggaagaagaaatggatACATTTTATAACGCATCCTACTGGGCCGAGTTCTCATATCGTGGATATGGCATAAGTGAAGACGGGACCTTGTTCTGCGAACAACTACCTCATGTTGTGAGCTCTGGTGGCATGTGGGAGATGCGACTATTACATTCAAAAGGGTTGACGTTCTGGGAATACAGTCTTCCCGTTACCGAGGCCGTAATCGTTTCAGTACTCTGTTTATGgcaatttttctatttcttgcTAAAGAAGTTACGTCTCCCGGTGCCAAAGTTCACCTCCATGATGCTT gCCGGGGCAGCTTTGAGCCAAACAAGTCTTTTGCCGGATGACTGGACggtcaaacaaatattttttccgGATGATCTTAGGCCAAAAGTCCCTGATACGATTGGTGGCTTCGCTTTTGTCCTTTATTGGTTCCTCGAAGGTGTTAAGATGGATGTTGGGATGGTTAAGAAAACAGGTTCAAAAGTGGTAGTAACAGGAATGGTCACAGTTCTTTTCCCCATTTTCGTGGCTAACATGGTGTTTGGTAAGCTAAGAGAGACAGGGGGGAAATACTTGACAGGAGTTGAATACAGGACAATTCTATTCATGCAGTCCATCTCAGCGTTCACGGGTATCTCAAGGCTAATAAGAGATCTCCAGATCAACCACTCAGAGTTCGGCAGGATTGTGCTTTCGACGGCTATGGTGGCGGATGTAACGGGTTTTGGTGTTAATCTAGTTGCCCTTGTGGCGTGGTCGGACTGGAGGGTTTCTTCCATGCAAGGCGTAGGACTTGTCGGATATGTCATAGTCATGATTTGTGTTGTGAGACCTGCCATGTTTTGGGTGATCAGACGGACACCGGAAGAGAGACCCGTGAAGGAATGCTTCATCTACATCATCATGATTTTGGCCTTCG TGTACGAAGCCTTGACCATCATCGTCGTTGTCTCCGTTGCCAAGATTATCTTCACAACGATTCCTCCATTGCTAGCCAAAATGCCTCTAACCGACTCTTTCGTTATGGCACTCATCCTCAGCAATAAAGGAATTGTGGAGCtatgttattttatgtattCTGTTGAAGCCAGA GCTCTTCAGGCCAAGTCCTTCACGACAATGGCTCTGATGATTCTAATAAGCTCTACGATATTACCAGTGACGGTACATTATCTATATGATTCGTCAAAACGATTCATTTCTTTCCAGAAGCGGAATCTAATGACCTTGAAGCTTGGATCAGAGCTGAGGTTTGTACTGTGCATTCACAAAGCAGACCACATAGAGGGGATGATCAACCTCCTAGAAAAATCTTTTCCTTTAGAAGATTCCTCAATCACTTGCTACGTGCTTCACCTCGTGGAGCTTGTGGGTTTGGACAATCCACTCTTTATCTCCCACCAAATGCAAACGGCTGAACCCGGAAGCCGGTCTTATTCAAACAACGTCTTAATCGCCTTTGATAGCTTCAAACATTACTGGAAATCAGTATCGCTGGAACTTTTCACATCCGTTTCAAACCCAAAGTACATGCACcaagagatttactcacttgcTCTCGACAAGCAAGCTTCTTTCATCATGCTCCCTTTCCACAGAATATGGTCCCTTGACCAGACAACGGTCGTCTCAGACGATGTGATGCGTAGGAACACTAACATCAATATCTTGAGACAAGCACCTTGCTCCGTGGGGATCTTTGTCCATCGCCAAAACCTTATATCTTCGCAAAAGAACAATCCCTCTTTTAAG GTGTGCGCAATTTTTGTGGGCGGGAAAGACGACAGAGAAGCCTTGGCACTGGGGAGGCAGATGATGAGGAATCAAAATGTGAGCCTAACCGTGTTGAAACTAGTCCCAGAGACAATGGCTGGGATGACTACAGGATGGGATCAGATGCTGGACACGGCAGAGGTTAAGGAGGTACTAAGGAACAATAACACAACTGCTGGAGCACAACATAGTTTTGTGGAATTCGTGGAGGAGACAGTTAAGGACGGTTCCGACACATCAACACTCCTTCTCTCGATTGCtaattcttttgatttatttgtggTGGGGAGAAGCGCCGGAACAGGGACCGACGTGACGAGTGCCCTGACTGAGTGGACGGATTTTCATGAGTTAGGCGTGATCGGAGATTTGTTGATATCTGAAGATTTTCCCCGCAGAGCTTCGGTGCTGGTggtacaacaacaacagaatgtAGCTTGTAGATGA
- the LOC104766369 gene encoding protein DETOXIFICATION 7-like isoform X1 — MNTLEKEISPRRLRDSIRSELIRSKVKSLFDDAKSSTPVSVSKNCTNLNVACKRLALPLYNLLSNQSGNQSVNSFLSLVLFALDTLSGQAFGAKLYRKLDVQTYTAMFCLALVCIPLSLVWLNMEKLLVFLGQDPAAWLIPGLFAYSVLQPFTRFFQNQSLLTAVHKDYFRVVNSRDCTCMMVLFGY, encoded by the exons ATGAATACACTGGAGAAAGAGATCTCGCCTCGTCGTCTACGAGATTCGATTCGATCAGAGCTGATTCGATCCAAG GTCAAGTCTTTGTTTGATGATGCTAAATCCAGCACCCCGGTCAGTGTATCCAAGAATTGTACCAATCTCAATGTTGCTTGCAAAAGGCTAGCCCTTCCTCTCTACAATCTCCTCTCAAATCAGTCAGGGAACCAAAGCGTCAACTCATTCCTCAG tCTTGTCTTGTTTGCCTTGGATACTTTGAGCGGTCAAGCTTTCGGAGCTAAGCTATATCGGAAACTAGATGTTCAGACTTACACAGCCATGTTTTGTCTTGCTTTGGTGTGTATCCCTCTTTCTCTCGTTTGGCTCAACATGGAAAAGCTTCTTGTGTTCCTGGGACAAGACCCTGCTGCCTGGCTTATCCCTGGACTCTTTGCTTACTCTGTTCTACAGCCTTTCACTCGCTTCTTTCAAAACCAGA gTTTGCTTACGGCTGTTCATAAGGATTATTTTAGAGTTGTGAACTCGAGGGATTGCACATGTATGATGGTTCTCTTTGGCTATTGA
- the LOC104778618 gene encoding UDP-D-apiose/UDP-D-xylose synthase 2-like produces MYVHVNVKLFFILNCECVFFNLCCFASQTINLAAICTPADYNTRPLDTIYSNFIDALPVVKYCSENNKRLIHFSTCEVYGKTIGSFLPKDHPLRQDPEFYVLKEDVSPCIFGSIEKQRWSYACAKQLIERLVYAEGAENGLEFTIVRPFNWIGPRMDFIPGIDGPSEGVPRVLACFSNNLLRREPLKLVDGGESQRTFIYIKDAIEAVLLMIENPERANGHIFNVGNPNNEVTVRQLAEMMTEVYAKVSGETAIESPTIDVSSKEFYGEGYDDSDKRIPDMTIINRQLGWNPKTSLWDLLESTLTYQHTTYAEAIKKATSKPVAS; encoded by the exons ATGTATGTGCATGTGAATGTGAAGCTCTTCTTTA TTTTGAATTGTGAATGTGTCTTCTTTAATCTCTGTTGTTTTGCTTCGCAGACGATTAATCTGGCTGCGATCTGTACTCCAGCTGATTACAATACCCGTCCTCTTGACACTATCTACAGCAATTTCATCGATGCTCTCCCGGTG GTTAAGTACTGCTCAGAGAACAACAAGCGTCTGATTCACTTTTCCACTTGTGAAGTTTATGGAAAAACTATAGGAAGCTTTCTTCCCAAGGATCATCCTCTTCGTCAG GATCCTGAATTTTATGTACTCAAAGAAGATGTATCCCCTTGCATATTTGGTTCTATTGAGAAGCAGAGGTGGTCATATGCATGTGCAAAGCAACTGATTGAGAGACTTGTCTACG CTGAGGGTGCTGAGAACGGACTCGAGTTCACCATTGTAAGACCGTTTAACTGGATTGGACCAAGGATGGATTTCATCCCCGGCATTGATGGTCCTAGCGAGGGTGTCCCTCGGGTCCTAGCGTGCTTCAGTAAC AACCTTCTACGAAGGGAGCCTCTCAAGCTTGTGGATGGTGGAGAATCACAGAGAACCTTCATCTACATCAAAGATGCTATTGAAGCTGTACTTTTAATGATT GAAAACCCAGAGAGAGCCAATGGGCATATCTTCAATGTAGGCAACCCAAACAATGAAGTGACAGTAAGACAACTTGCTGAAATGATGACTGAG GTCTACGCAAAAGTGAGTGGAGAGACAGCTATCGAGAGTCCTACGATAGACGTGAGCTCCAAAGAATTTTATGGAGAAGGTTATGACGACAGCGACAAGAGGATCCCAGACATGACTATCATCAACCGTCAACTTG GATGGAACCCGAAGACGTCACTTTGGGACTTACTTGAGTCAACCTTAACTTACCAGCACACAACCTATGCAGAAGCCATTAAGAAGGCCACTTCAAAACCAGTCGCATCTTAG
- the LOC104766389 gene encoding vacuolar protein sorting-associated protein 41 homolog codes for MASVPPENGVDGDDEREEEEDEEEEEEEAEENGDEAEEEPRLKYQRMGGNVPSLLSNDAASCIAVAARMIALGTHDGTVHILDFLGNQVKEFRSHTAPVNDLNFDDEGEYIGSCSDDGSVVINSLFTDDEKVKFDYHRPMKAISLDPDYTKNQLKRFVAGGLAGNLYMKSKNWFGGSTDQVLHSGEGPIHSVKWRGSLIAWANDAGVKVYDTAKKQRVTFIEKPRGSPRPEALLPHLVWQDDTILVIGWGTSVKIASIKSDQQKPGTYRQIQMSSVNQVDIVASFQTSYYISGIAPFGDSLVILAYIPIEGDGEKEFSTTTTVSRQGNAQRPEVRIVSWNNDELTMDALPVHGFEHYKAKDYSLAHAPFPGSSYGGGQWAAGDEPIYYIVSPKDVVIAKPRDAEDHINWLLQHGFHEKALAAVEAGEGRTELVDKVGAGYLDHLIVERKYAEAASLCPKLLRGSASAWERWVFHFAQLRQLPVLVPYMPTDNPRLKDTVYEVALVALATNPSYHKELLSAVKSWPRSVYSALTVISAIEPQLNTSSMTDALKEALAELYVIDGQYQKAFLLYADLLKPEVFDFIEKYSLHEAIRGKVVQLMLLDCKRATVLFIQNRDLIPPSEVVRQLLKASKKCDTRYYLYLYLHALFEVSHDTGRDFHDMQVELYAEYDTKMLLPFLRSSQHYKLEKAYELCVKKDFLREQVFVLGRMGNAKQALAVIINKLGDIEEAVEFVSLQHDDDLWEELIKQCLNKPEMVGLLLEHTVGNLDPLYIVNMVPNGLEIPRLRDRLVKIVTDYRTETSLRHGCNDILKTDIVNLLVKCFNEARRGVCLSNEEDDSRAKREDNNRLFSQRTVVDKSLSIKMTEVKSRTRGDTRCCMCFDPVSIRGDTVVVFFCCHAYHMTCLMDAAFSSSNNKTTKGSSGYEYSYGVDEEEEDEEEDEDDDDDGDRPGRSRLRCILCTTAAAESAR; via the exons ATGGCTTCGGTTCCGCCTGAAAACGGCGTGGACGGAGATGACgaaagagaggaggaagaggatgaagaggaagaggaagaagaagcagaagaaaacgGAGATGAGGCTGAGGAGGAGCCACGCCTCAAGTATCAGCGGATGGGTGGCAACGTACCTTCTTTGCTTTCTAATGACGCTGCTTCCTGCATCGCTGTTGCCGCCAGGATGATCGCTCTTGGTACTCACGACGGCACCGTACATATCCTCGATTTCCTCGGCAATCAG GTTAAAGAATTTCGTTCCCACACTGCTCCGGTTAATGACCTCAACTTTGACGATGAGGGAGAGTATATCGGAAGCTGTTCAGACGATGGTTCTGTCGTTATAAACAGTCTTTTCACTGATGATGAGAAGGTGAAATTTGATTATCATCGTCCCATGAAGGCTATTTCCTTGGACCCTGATTACACTAAAAACCAGTTAAAGAGGTTTGTAGCTGGTGGTTTGGCTGGTAACTTGTATATGAAATCCAAGAACTGGTTCGGCGGTTCTACAGACCAG GTGCTGCATTCTGGGGAAGGTCCAATCCATTCTGTGAAATGGAGAGGAAGTCTTATTGCCTGGGCTAATGATGCTGGTGTTAAGGTTTATGATACAGCCAAAAAGCAGCGTGTTACTTTTATTGAAAAACCGCGGGGAAGCCCCAGGCCTGAGGCTTTGCTTCCCcacttggtttggcag GATGATACTATCCTTGTGATTGGTTGGGGAACATCAGTTAAAATTGCTTCAATTAAATCAGACCAGCAAAAACCTGGAACATATAGGCAGATTCAGATGTCTAGTGTAAACCAAGTTGATATCGTTGCTTCTTTCCAAACCAGCTATTATATTTCAGGGATTGCTCCCTTTGGTGATTCTCTTGTTATTCTTGCTTATATACCCATTGAAGGAGATGGTGAGAAGGAATTTAGCACCACCACTACTGTATCGCGTCAG GGAAATGCCCAGAGACCTGAAGTACGCATTGTGTCGTGGAACAATGATGAACTTACAATGGATGCGCTTCCTGTACACGGCTTTGAGCATTACAAGGCGAAAGACTATTCCCTTGCTCATGCTCCTTTCCCAG GTAGTAGCTATGGTGGGGGACAGTGGGCAGCTGGTGATGAACCAATATACTATATTGTTTCTCCGAAGGATGTTGTGATTGCCAAACCCAG gGATGCTGAAGATCACATTAACTGGCTGTTGCAACATGGATTCCACGAGAAAGCCCTTGCAGCTGTTGAGGCTGGTGAAGGACGAACCGAACTTGTTGATAAG GTGGGAGCTGGGTATCTTGATCATCTGATTGTCGAAAGAAAATATGCTGAAGCAGCATCTTTATGTCCCAAATTGTTAAGAGGATCTGCTTCAGCCTGGGAGAG GTGGGTTTTCCATTTTGCTCAACTACGCCAGCTACCTGTTCTTGTTCCATATATGCCTACGGATAACCCAAGGCTTAAGGATACGGTGTATGAG GTTGCTCTAGTTGCACTGGCAACCAACCCTTCATACCACAAGGAGCTTTTGTCAGCTGTTAAATCGTGGCCACGTTCAGTATATTCTGCTTTGACTGTTATCTCGGCAATAGAGCCTCAGCTGAACACATCTTCAATGACCGATGCCCTCAAAGAG GCGCTGGCAGAGCTGTATGTAATTGATGGACAGTATCAGAAGGCCTTCTTGCTATATGCTGAT ctTCTCAAACCAGAAGTGTTTGATTTCATTGAGAAATACAGCTTGCATGAGGCAATTCGTGGAAAG GTGGTCCAGTTAATGTTGCTTGATTGCAAGCGTGCCACTGTCTTATTTATCCAAAATAGGGATTTGATTCCTCCATCTGAAGTTGTCCGACAGCTATTGAAAGCTAGCAAAAAATGTGATACAAGATATTACCTGTACTTATATCTGCATGCATTATTTGAAGTCAGTCATGATACTGGGAGGGATTTTCATGATATGCAG GTAGAACTATATGCAGAATACGATACTAAGATGCTGCTTCCATTCCTACGTAGCAGTCAACATTACAAGTTAGAAAAG GCATATGAACTTTGTGTGAAGAAAGATTTTTTAAGAGAGCAAGTGTTTGTCCTGGGGAGGATGGGAAATGCAAAACAAGCTCTTGCAGTCATCATAAATAAATTGGGGGATATAGAAGAG GCTGTGGAATTTGTGTCCCTGCAGCACGATGATGATCTATGGGAAGAGCTGATTAAACAATGTCTAAACAAGCCCGAGATG GTGGGCTTGTTGTTGGAGCACACGGTTGGCAACCTCGATCCTCTTTACATTGTAAATATGGTCCCAAATGGCTTGGAAATACCTCG ATTAAGGGATCGATTGGTCAAAATTGTAACAGATTACAGAACTGAAACATCTCTTAGACACGGTTGCAATGATATTCTCAAG ACGGATATTGTTAATCTTCTGGTCAAGTGCTTCAACGAAGCTAGGCGCGGGGTCTGCCTAAGCAACGAAGAAGACGATTCCCGTGCGAAGAGAGAAGACAATAATCGCTTATTCTCGCAGAGAACGGTAGTAGATAAATCTTTGAGCATAAAGATGACAGAGGTAAAGTCGAGGACAAGGGGAGATACACGGTGTTGTATGTGCTTCGATCCAGTCTCGATAAGAGGGGACACCGTGGTGGTCTTCTTCTGCTGCCATGCTTACCACATGACGTGCCTCATGGATGCTGCATTCAGCAGCAGCAATAACAAGACAACCAAAGGTTCGTCTGGGTATGAATACAGCTACGGTgtggatgaagaggaagaagatgaggaagaagatgaagatgatgatgatgatggagacaGACCTGGACGGTCGCGTTTACGGTGCATATTATGCACTACTGCCGCCGCTGAGTCCGCTCGGTAG
- the LOC104766341 gene encoding uncharacterized protein At1g08160: MVPPNQAHQPPRRTQPQSLTQSQPRPQALPGRRMNPVLCIIVALVLLGLLVGLAILITYLTLRPKRLIYTVEAASVQDFAIGNKDDHINAKFSYVIKSYNPEKHVSVRYHSMHISTAHHNQSVAHKEISPFKQRSKNETRIETQLVSHNVALSKFNAKDLRAEKAKGTIEMEVYITARVSYKTWIFRSRRRTLKAVCTPIMINVTASSLDGFQRVLCRTRL; the protein is encoded by the coding sequence ATGGTTCCTCCAAACCAAGCTCACCAACCTCCTCGGCGAACGCAACCACAATCGCTAACGCAATCGCAACCTCGACCACAAGCGCTTCCGGGCAGGCGTATGAACCCTGTCCTATGCATCATCGTCGCCCTCGTCCTCTTAGGACTCCTTGTGGGTCTCGCTATATTGATCACATACCTCACCCTCAGGCCAAAGCGACTCATCTACACGGTAGAAGCCGCGTCGGTCCAAGATTTTGCTATAGGAAACAAAGACGATCACATTAACGCCAAATTCAGCTATGTGATCAAATCATACAACCCGGAGAAACATGTCTCCGTAAGATACCACTCCATGCATATCTCCACGGCTCACCATAACCAGTCGGTTGCTCACAAAGAGATCTCTCCGTTCAAGCAACGTTCTAAGAACGAGACGAGGATCGAGACGCAGCTTGTGTCGCATAACGTGGCACTGTCTAAGTTCAATGCCAAGGACTTGAGGGCTGAAAAAGCGAAAGGGACGATCGAAATGGAAGTGTATATAACTGCTAGAGTGAGCTACAAGACGTGGATATTCAGGTCGAGGAGACGTACGTTGAAGGCTGTGTGTACGCCAATTATGATCAACGTTACGGCGAGCTCCTTAGATGGATTCCAGAGAGTGTTATGCCGAACTCGTCTTTAG
- the LOC104766360 gene encoding cyclin-dependent protein kinase inhibitor SMR2-like, giving the protein MSKVLEPLEEEKTVEHKPRSQEEEEEEEEEEEDHQESLKKEELLESLCTPTSSDHKIPEVETCPPPPRKRPREVCLKKKKRLSKDLRFFEATDVGSQEVETLFVHEPNPVRKKRRSNSA; this is encoded by the coding sequence ATGTCTAAGGTTCTCGAACccctagaagaagaaaagacagTAGAGCACAAACCCAGgagccaagaagaagaagaagaagaagaagaagaagaagaagatcatcaagagtcattgaagaaagaagagttgTTGGAATCTCTGTGTACACCAACGTCGAGTGATCACAAGATTCCCGAAGTGGAAACATGTCCTCCACCGCCAAGAAAACGACCGCGTGAGGTTTgtctgaaaaagaagaaaagattgtCCAAAGATCTTCGGTTCTTCGAAGCCACCGACGTCGGAAGCCAAGAGGTAGAGACTTTATTTGTTCACGAACCAAACCCTGTCCGTAAGAAACGAAGGAGTAATAGTGCTTGA
- the LOC104766352 gene encoding histone H2B.2-like: protein MAPRKPKVVSVTRKKKVVEETVKVTVTEGEDPNVTTEITENDQETQDLTFSIPVGENFTTVEIPVEVPEERSPQPPETPASTSEGTVKKKANKVEEKKKKKKKKKRDDLAGDEYRRYVYKVLKQVHPELGITSKAMTVVNMFMGDMFERISQEAARLGDYTKRRTLSSREIEAAVRLVLPGELSRHAVAEGSKAISNYVAYDSRKR, encoded by the coding sequence ATGGCACCGAGAAAACCAAAGGTGGTTTCcgtgacgaggaagaagaaagtagtGGAGGAGACAGTCAAAGTTACTGTAACGGAAGGAGAAGATCCGAATGTGACCACAGAGATCACAGAGAACGATCAAGAGACGCAAGATCTCACTTTCTCCATTCCCGTCGGAGAAAACTTTACTACGGTTGAGATTCCCGTGGAGGTTCCAGAAGAACGGTCACCTCAGCCGCCGGAAACTCCGGCATCCACGAGTGAAGGTACCGTGAAGAAGAAGGCTAATAAGGtcgaggagaagaaaaagaagaagaaaaagaagaagagagatgatttGGCGGGTGATGAGTATAGGAGATATGTGTATAAGGTGTTGAAGCAGGTGCATCCTGAGTTAGGGATAACGTCGAAAGCCATGACGGTGGTGAACATGTTTATGGGAGATATGTTCGAGAGGATATCGCAGGAGGCGGCGAGGTTAGGCGATTATACTAAGCGGAGGACCTTGTCGTCAAGGGAGATCGAAGCAGCGGTTAGGCTGGTTCTGCCTGGTGAGCTTAGCCGCCATGCCGTCGCTGAAGGCTCAAAAGCTATTAGTAACTATGTTGCTTATGATAGTAGGAAACGTTAG